In a genomic window of Candidatus Poribacteria bacterium:
- a CDS encoding beta-agarase produces the protein MLSALIALALQMSTRTSPYGGWSEKSGESTGFFRVQRIDGIWWLIDPDGNAFLSKGVNHISYAGDRSPALGRSPYGDVVRAKYPDEPAWARACVERLRGWGFNTVGAWSSRSTFAQGMPYTLIVNIGSIAGGDWQTGSFPDVFSGRFRSEADRVARLECAPLRDDPYLLGYFTDNELRWGPDWRSDQSLLEEFFAMPAGAEGKAEVVRLFRESYGSVERFNEVWGSHMSSFEDAGSVGTLSDVSAEMRAAQWALTRIAAKRSFRSDDILRYLGRVYPSVAALNERWGTDYKSFEAAIADESASPKAQELARLQSDWLRRVASQYFRVCAEAIREHDPNHLILGCRYAGYAPDEVVESMGENVDIVSYNNYDFLPPVEKLNRIHRATGRPMMLTEFSFKAMDSGLPNTRGAGRPVATQQERAERYDAYVTALLGLPFMVGFHWFEHADEPSEGRFDGENSNYGVVDIRDEPWTVLTSRMRVVNERLEERHAGAGR, from the coding sequence ATGCTCAGCGCCTTGATCGCGCTCGCGTTGCAGATGTCGACGCGCACCAGTCCCTATGGCGGCTGGTCAGAGAAGAGCGGCGAGTCGACCGGCTTCTTCCGAGTCCAACGGATCGACGGCATCTGGTGGCTGATCGACCCAGACGGCAACGCCTTCCTGTCCAAGGGCGTCAATCACATCTCGTACGCGGGCGACCGCTCTCCTGCGCTGGGCAGGTCGCCGTACGGCGATGTCGTGCGCGCGAAGTATCCGGACGAGCCCGCTTGGGCGCGAGCCTGCGTCGAGCGTTTGCGCGGGTGGGGCTTCAACACGGTCGGCGCCTGGTCGAGCCGGTCAACGTTCGCGCAAGGGATGCCCTACACGCTCATCGTGAACATCGGCTCCATCGCTGGCGGAGACTGGCAGACCGGGTCGTTCCCTGATGTTTTCTCGGGGCGGTTCAGATCCGAAGCCGACCGCGTGGCAAGGCTGGAGTGCGCTCCGCTCCGGGATGATCCGTACCTGCTCGGATACTTCACCGACAACGAGTTGCGCTGGGGCCCCGATTGGAGGTCGGACCAGTCTCTGCTCGAAGAGTTCTTCGCCATGCCTGCCGGTGCGGAGGGCAAGGCAGAAGTCGTCCGGCTCTTCAGGGAGTCTTACGGCTCTGTTGAGCGCTTCAATGAAGTGTGGGGCTCGCACATGTCGAGCTTCGAGGATGCCGGAAGCGTGGGCACGCTCAGCGATGTCAGCGCCGAGATGCGAGCGGCGCAGTGGGCTCTGACGAGGATCGCCGCCAAGCGGTCCTTCCGGTCAGACGACATCCTGCGGTACCTCGGGCGGGTCTACCCATCGGTGGCAGCCCTGAACGAACGTTGGGGAACCGACTACAAGAGCTTCGAAGCCGCGATTGCGGACGAGTCCGCGTCTCCCAAGGCGCAGGAGCTCGCGCGTCTTCAGAGCGACTGGCTGCGCCGTGTCGCGTCGCAGTACTTCCGGGTGTGCGCCGAAGCGATTCGTGAGCACGACCCTAACCACCTCATCCTCGGCTGCCGCTACGCCGGCTACGCGCCGGACGAAGTCGTGGAGAGCATGGGGGAGAACGTCGATATCGTCTCCTACAACAACTACGACTTTCTTCCCCCGGTCGAGAAGCTGAACCGGATCCATCGCGCCACGGGTAGACCGATGATGCTCACCGAGTTCTCGTTCAAGGCGATGGACTCCGGTCTGCCGAACACACGAGGAGCTGGTCGACCCGTAGCGACTCAGCAGGAGCGAGCGGAGCGGTATGACGCGTATGTCACGGCGTTGCTCGGGCTCCCCTTCATGGTCGGGTTCCATTGGTTCGAACACGCAGACGAGCCCTCCGAAGGGCGGTTCGACGGAGAAAACAGCAACTACGGCGTGGTGGATATCCGCGACGAGCCTTGGACCGTCCTGACGTCGCGCATGCGAGTGGTCAATGAGCGACTCGAAGAGCGCCACGCTGGTGCTGGTCGTTAG
- a CDS encoding Gfo/Idh/MocA family oxidoreductase, translating into MSVLRVGVIGAGANTRSRHIPGLQRLPDVKIVAICNRSVESGSRVAREFGIDDVMTDWRALIGRHDIDAVVIGTWPYMHAGMTIAALESGKHILCEARMAMNAAEARAMHEVSRRTDRVAQIVPSPRLFGPDVVLRELLAAGAIGDAREIYVRGLTDAGADPNAPVHWRHRRELSGLNVMTLGIDYEMLSRYFGHAASVMAQMRLWIASRPDPSSDVPVAADVPDSLSILAHMESGAQAVFHYSSVAVHAGPPRVEVYGTNGTLHIDLSTERLSLGSRSGMSEVIVPESQRGGWRVEEDFVDSIRTGKPVVLTSFEEGMRYMAFTEACHVSARTGRRIEVDSIC; encoded by the coding sequence ATGAGCGTCTTGCGCGTCGGAGTCATCGGTGCCGGAGCCAACACTCGAAGCAGGCACATCCCCGGGCTTCAGCGACTGCCCGACGTGAAGATCGTTGCCATCTGCAACCGCAGCGTGGAATCCGGGAGCCGCGTCGCGCGGGAGTTCGGCATCGACGACGTGATGACCGATTGGCGAGCCCTGATCGGGCGTCACGACATCGACGCCGTGGTCATCGGCACGTGGCCCTACATGCACGCGGGGATGACGATTGCCGCGCTGGAGTCGGGCAAGCACATCCTCTGCGAGGCTCGAATGGCGATGAACGCCGCCGAGGCGCGCGCCATGCACGAGGTATCTCGCCGGACGGATCGAGTCGCGCAGATCGTCCCGTCGCCTCGCCTGTTCGGACCCGATGTCGTGCTGCGCGAGCTGCTCGCGGCCGGAGCCATCGGAGACGCGCGCGAGATCTACGTGCGCGGGCTGACCGATGCTGGCGCGGACCCGAACGCGCCCGTCCACTGGCGGCATCGTCGGGAGTTGTCGGGCCTGAACGTGATGACGTTGGGGATCGACTACGAGATGCTGAGCCGCTACTTCGGCCACGCCGCAAGCGTGATGGCGCAGATGCGTCTTTGGATCGCATCCCGCCCCGATCCTTCGTCAGACGTGCCTGTCGCCGCCGACGTTCCCGACTCGTTGAGCATACTGGCGCACATGGAATCCGGCGCGCAGGCGGTGTTCCACTATTCCAGCGTCGCAGTCCACGCGGGCCCGCCCAGGGTCGAGGTCTACGGCACGAACGGGACCCTCCACATCGACCTGTCAACGGAGCGGCTTTCGCTGGGTTCCCGCTCAGGCATGTCGGAAGTGATCGTGCCGGAGTCTCAGCGGGGCGGCTGGCGGGTCGAGGAGGACTTCGTCGACTCCATCCGTACCGGCAAACCTGTCGTGCTGACATCGTTCGAGGAGGGCATGCGCTACATGGCGTTCACGGAGGCATGCCACGTCTCAGCGCGGACGGGTCGGCGCATCGAGGTGGACTCGATCTGCTAG
- the selD gene encoding selenide, water dikinase SelD: MTPKESAVTAKKIRLTEKVQCAGUASKLAPAVLEHVLGALPKFADPNLIVGMETADDAGVYRLADDLAIIHTVDYFTPIVDDPYTFGGIAIANALSDVYSMGGTPRTALNIVLWDKTLPTEVLGDILRGGADMLLRAGCTLVGGHSVDSPELMYGAAVTGTVHPGRVIRNCDAMPGDVLILTKPLGVGILATAAKYDGIGSDELQPAVDSMMTLNDLAAQVMLDHHGRASTDVTGFGLVGHGYEMAKGSGCGLELIANRVPVLDGVLRLINAGTHTRAPGLNRAYVGSLLHCSDGVDSHRAQLMLEAETSGGLLIAFPADHANAALDAMRAAGLAYASVVGTVIDAPAGTVRIV, from the coding sequence ATGACTCCAAAGGAATCGGCAGTGACTGCGAAGAAGATCCGCCTGACGGAGAAGGTGCAGTGCGCGGGTTGAGCGTCCAAACTCGCTCCAGCGGTGCTGGAGCACGTGCTGGGAGCTTTGCCCAAGTTCGCTGACCCAAACCTGATCGTCGGTATGGAAACCGCCGATGACGCCGGAGTCTATCGACTCGCCGACGATCTCGCCATCATCCATACGGTGGACTACTTCACGCCCATCGTCGATGATCCGTATACGTTCGGCGGCATCGCCATCGCGAACGCCCTCAGCGACGTGTACTCGATGGGCGGAACTCCGCGCACTGCTCTGAACATCGTCCTTTGGGACAAGACGCTTCCGACCGAGGTTCTCGGTGACATCCTTCGAGGCGGAGCCGACATGCTCCTGCGAGCCGGCTGCACGCTCGTCGGAGGTCACTCGGTCGATTCGCCGGAGCTCATGTATGGAGCCGCCGTCACTGGTACGGTGCATCCGGGGCGGGTCATCCGCAACTGCGACGCCATGCCCGGCGATGTGCTGATCCTGACGAAGCCGCTCGGCGTCGGCATTCTCGCCACTGCCGCGAAGTACGACGGGATCGGTTCCGACGAACTCCAGCCCGCGGTCGATTCGATGATGACGCTGAACGATCTAGCCGCGCAGGTGATGCTCGATCACCACGGACGCGCCTCCACGGACGTCACCGGCTTTGGTCTCGTGGGACACGGGTACGAGATGGCGAAGGGCAGCGGATGCGGACTGGAGCTGATCGCGAATCGGGTACCCGTGCTGGACGGCGTACTGCGGCTGATCAACGCTGGCACGCACACGCGAGCCCCGGGGCTCAACCGCGCGTATGTCGGTTCCCTGCTCCATTGCAGCGATGGCGTGGACTCCCATCGGGCGCAGCTCATGTTGGAGGCTGAGACCTCGGGAGGCCTCCTGATCGCGTTCCCGGCTGATCATGCGAACGCCGCGTTGGACGCGATGCGCGCGGCAGGCTTGGCATACGCGAGCGTCGTCGGGACGGTCATCGACGCGCCAGCAGGGACGGTGAGAATCGTCTAG
- a CDS encoding LarC family nickel insertion protein encodes MDLAAVFVIGHIWDVVDGIFDLPVTATDPQQCCETSTFGVRVSPLSRRKVAREVVRVTTRFGEVRVKVGIAPVS; translated from the coding sequence GTGGACTTGGCTGCGGTCTTCGTCATAGGTCACATCTGGGACGTAGTGGATGGCATTTTCGATCTGCCAGTGACCGCGACGGATCCTCAACAATGCTGCGAAACGTCGACCTTCGGCGTTCGCGTGTCGCCGCTCTCGCGTCGCAAGGTCGCGCGCGAGGTCGTTCGCGTCACGACTCGGTTCGGCGAAGTCCGCGTGAAAGTCGGGATTGCACCGGTATCCTGA